Proteins found in one Bacillus sp. BGMRC 2118 genomic segment:
- a CDS encoding FadR family transcriptional regulator, producing the protein MVNQPQSKVYIETIKQIQHIISKDQLTIGDKIPSERELSERLNFGRSSVREALRALELLGLIETRRGEGTFIKDFGGHHLVELIGGFILQTGSAKDDLVETKRLIEEQAITIAMTKSTTEQIKKLRILLECSPEHCEDEFMKSIFLATGNRLLLKIWLLLSEYYIASLPVDTKQNLKIYENLLTAFEEKNLNLAFGQLQKMYE; encoded by the coding sequence GTGGTGAACCAACCACAATCTAAGGTATATATCGAGACGATCAAACAAATTCAACATATTATTTCAAAAGATCAATTGACTATAGGTGACAAAATACCTTCAGAACGAGAATTATCTGAGCGCTTAAATTTTGGAAGGTCTTCTGTAAGAGAGGCTTTGAGAGCACTCGAGCTCTTAGGACTAATTGAAACAAGAAGAGGAGAGGGGACCTTCATAAAGGATTTCGGAGGTCACCATCTAGTTGAATTAATTGGTGGCTTCATTCTTCAAACCGGGAGTGCGAAGGATGATTTAGTTGAAACAAAAAGACTGATTGAAGAACAGGCCATTACCATAGCAATGACGAAGAGCACAACAGAACAAATAAAGAAACTGAGGATTTTACTGGAGTGTTCTCCTGAGCATTGTGAGGACGAGTTTATGAAAAGCATTTTTTTGGCAACTGGCAATCGTCTTTTATTAAAAATATGGCTTCTGCTATCTGAGTATTATATTGCCTCACTTCCTGTAGATACTAAACAAAATCTTAAAATATATGAAAATCTACTCACAGCTTTTGAGGAGAAGAATCTAAATCTAGCATTTGGGCAATTACAGAAAATGTACGAATAA
- the citZ gene encoding citrate synthase, whose product MTATRGLEGVVATTSAISSIIDDVLTYAGYNIDDLAEHASFEEVIYLLWHGKLPNQAELDELTKQLAENSALPQGVLDHFKTYPIDKVHPMGAIRTAVSLLGLYDEEQEVMDEAANYRKAIRLQAQLPAIVAAFSRIRKGLEPVAPKSDLGLAANFLYMLTGKEPDAVAVNSLNTALVLHADHELNASTFTARVCVATLSDVYSGVTSAIGALKGPLHGGANEQVMKMLSEIGDVENVESYLANKFANKEKIMGFGHRVYQNGDPRAKHLKKMSKELTAMTGEPKLYEMSVKIEEIVTSSKGIPANVDFYSASVYDSLGIDHDLFTPIFAVSRVSGWIAHILEQYKNNRIIRPRAEYTGPDKQVYVPIEQRA is encoded by the coding sequence ATGACAGCAACACGTGGTCTTGAAGGAGTTGTAGCTACAACTTCCGCTATTAGTTCTATTATTGATGATGTTCTAACGTATGCAGGGTACAATATTGATGACCTTGCTGAACATGCTAGTTTTGAAGAGGTAATCTATTTACTATGGCATGGTAAATTACCGAATCAAGCAGAGTTAGATGAACTGACAAAACAATTAGCTGAAAACTCAGCTCTTCCACAAGGAGTTCTTGATCATTTCAAGACATATCCAATTGATAAGGTTCATCCAATGGGGGCAATTCGTACAGCTGTTTCCCTATTAGGATTATATGATGAAGAGCAAGAAGTAATGGATGAGGCTGCGAACTATCGCAAAGCAATTCGTCTTCAAGCTCAACTTCCTGCAATTGTTGCAGCATTCTCTAGAATTAGAAAGGGATTAGAGCCTGTTGCTCCAAAGTCTGACTTAGGACTTGCTGCGAATTTCTTATATATGCTTACCGGTAAAGAACCGGATGCTGTTGCTGTAAACTCGTTAAACACTGCACTAGTGCTACATGCAGACCATGAGTTAAATGCTTCTACATTTACAGCTCGCGTATGTGTCGCTACATTATCAGATGTATATTCCGGTGTAACTTCTGCTATCGGTGCCTTAAAAGGACCATTGCACGGTGGAGCAAACGAGCAAGTAATGAAAATGCTTTCTGAAATTGGTGATGTAGAAAATGTTGAGTCTTACTTAGCAAATAAATTTGCTAATAAAGAAAAAATCATGGGCTTCGGACACCGCGTGTATCAAAATGGTGACCCACGTGCGAAGCACCTAAAGAAGATGTCTAAAGAATTAACAGCAATGACTGGCGAGCCAAAGCTATATGAAATGTCTGTTAAAATTGAAGAAATCGTAACATCTTCAAAAGGTATTCCTGCAAACGTAGATTTCTACTCTGCTTCAGTATATGATAGCTTAGGAATTGACCATGACTTGTTCACACCAATTTTTGCTGTGAGTCGTGTATCTGGTTGGATTGCGCATATTCTAGAGCAATATAAGAACAACCGTATTATCCGCCCACGTGCTGAATATACTGGACCTGACAAGCAAGTCTATGTACCTATTGAGCAAAGAGCATAA
- a CDS encoding acetyl-CoA carboxylase carboxyltransferase subunit beta, whose translation MLKDLFTKKKKYATIPSEQNKQEVPEGIMSKCPKCKKIMYTKELVKNMRVCLNCSYHYPMTAFERIDSLLDEGTFKEYDREMVSENPLGFPDYLEKLEKDRKKTGLNEAVLTGEGEIEGNKIVIAVMDASFRMASMGSVVGEKITRAIEHAMELRVPFIIFTASGGARMQEAVLSLMQMAKISAVLKRFSDEGLLYISVMTHPTTGGVTASFASVGDYNFAEPGALIGFAGRRIIEQTIREDLPEDFQTAEFLLKHGQLDAVISRLEMREVLSNIVMIHEPGGKLEC comes from the coding sequence TTGTTAAAAGATTTATTTACAAAAAAGAAGAAGTACGCAACGATACCTTCTGAGCAAAATAAGCAAGAAGTACCAGAAGGAATTATGTCTAAGTGTCCGAAATGTAAGAAAATCATGTATACAAAAGAATTAGTAAAAAACATGCGAGTATGTTTGAATTGCAGCTACCATTATCCGATGACTGCATTTGAGAGAATTGATAGCTTATTAGATGAAGGTACATTCAAGGAATATGATAGAGAAATGGTCTCTGAAAATCCACTAGGGTTCCCTGATTATTTGGAGAAACTTGAGAAGGATCGAAAGAAAACCGGCTTAAACGAAGCTGTTCTTACAGGTGAAGGAGAAATAGAAGGAAATAAAATTGTAATTGCTGTAATGGACGCCTCTTTCCGTATGGCAAGTATGGGTTCAGTGGTAGGAGAAAAGATTACTAGAGCAATTGAGCATGCAATGGAATTAAGAGTACCTTTTATTATTTTTACAGCATCAGGTGGTGCTAGAATGCAGGAGGCTGTACTGAGCCTTATGCAGATGGCCAAAATAAGTGCTGTCCTTAAAAGGTTTAGTGATGAAGGATTGCTTTATATATCTGTAATGACACATCCGACAACCGGTGGTGTAACAGCAAGCTTTGCCTCTGTGGGGGATTACAATTTTGCTGAACCTGGTGCATTAATTGGATTTGCAGGTAGAAGAATAATTGAGCAGACCATTCGTGAAGATTTACCTGAAGATTTCCAAACGGCTGAATTTTTATTGAAACATGGTCAGCTAGATGCGGTTATTAGTCGTTTAGAAATGAGAGAAGTCCTAAGTAATATTGTCATGATTCACGAACCAGGAGGGAAACTAGAATGCTAG
- a CDS encoding NADP-dependent isocitrate dehydrogenase: MTQGEKITVVNGTLNVPNNPIIPYIEGDGIGPDIWAAASKVLEAAVEKAYNGEKSIVWKEVLAGEKAFNQTGEWLPSETLDVIRDYIIAIKGPLTTPIGGGIRSLNVALRQELDLFVCLRPVRYFQGVPSPVKRPEDTDMVIFRENTEDIYAGIEYKSGSEEVQKLINFLQNEMGVNKIRFPETSGIGIKPVSAEGTKRLVRAAINYAINEGRKSVTLVHKGNIMKFTEGAFKNWGYELAEQEFGDKVFTWAEYDRIVEAEGKDAANKAQADAEAAGKIIIKDSIADIFLQQILTRPSEFDVVATMNLNGDYISDALAAQVGGIGIAPGANINYETGHAIFEATHGTAPKYAGLDKVNPSSVLLSGVLMLEHLGWHEAAKLVMDSVEKTIASKVVTYDFARLMDGATEVKCSEFGDALINNMA; this comes from the coding sequence ATGACACAAGGTGAAAAAATTACAGTTGTTAACGGAACATTAAACGTACCAAACAATCCAATCATTCCTTATATCGAGGGAGACGGAATCGGTCCTGATATTTGGGCAGCAGCTTCCAAAGTATTAGAAGCAGCAGTTGAAAAAGCATACAATGGTGAGAAGTCTATTGTATGGAAAGAAGTATTAGCTGGTGAAAAAGCATTCAACCAAACAGGTGAATGGTTACCAAGTGAAACGCTAGATGTAATTCGTGATTACATAATTGCAATTAAAGGTCCTCTTACAACACCAATCGGTGGCGGGATTCGTTCATTAAACGTGGCATTACGTCAAGAGCTTGATCTTTTCGTATGTTTACGTCCAGTTCGTTACTTCCAAGGTGTACCTTCACCTGTAAAACGTCCTGAAGATACAGATATGGTTATCTTCCGTGAAAATACAGAAGATATTTATGCTGGTATCGAGTATAAGAGTGGATCAGAAGAAGTTCAAAAGTTAATCAACTTCCTTCAAAATGAAATGGGCGTTAACAAAATCCGTTTCCCAGAAACTTCAGGTATTGGAATTAAGCCAGTTTCTGCAGAAGGTACAAAGCGTTTAGTACGTGCTGCAATCAACTATGCAATTAACGAAGGACGTAAGTCAGTAACACTAGTTCACAAAGGAAACATCATGAAGTTTACAGAAGGTGCTTTCAAAAACTGGGGTTACGAGCTTGCTGAGCAAGAGTTCGGTGATAAAGTATTTACATGGGCAGAATACGACCGTATCGTAGAAGCTGAAGGTAAGGATGCTGCTAACAAAGCACAAGCTGATGCTGAAGCTGCAGGAAAGATTATCATTAAAGATTCTATTGCTGATATCTTCTTACAACAAATTCTAACTCGTCCAAGTGAGTTCGATGTTGTTGCAACAATGAACCTAAATGGTGATTACATCTCTGATGCACTTGCTGCTCAAGTTGGTGGTATTGGAATTGCTCCAGGAGCAAATATTAACTATGAAACTGGTCACGCAATCTTTGAAGCAACTCACGGTACTGCACCTAAGTATGCAGGTCTTGACAAGGTAAACCCTTCATCTGTACTTCTATCTGGAGTATTAATGTTGGAACACCTTGGCTGGCATGAAGCGGCTAAATTAGTTATGGATTCAGTTGAAAAGACAATTGCATCTAAAGTAGTAACATATGACTTCGCTCGTTTAATGGATGGTGCAACTGAAGTTAAATGTTCTGAATTCGGTGATGCTTTAATTAACAATATGGCGTAA
- the pfkA gene encoding 6-phosphofructokinase translates to MKKIGVLTSGGDSPGMNAAIRAVVRKAIFHDIEVYGIYQGYTGLMTGQIKKLELGSVGDIIHRGGTFLYSARSEEFKTIEGQKKGIEQLNKHGIEGLVVIGGDGSYRGAEKLTEHGFPCVGVPGTIDNDIPGTDFTIGFDTALNTVIDAIDKIRDTATSHERTYIIEVMGRHAGDIALWSGLAGGAETILIPEASVDMEDVIGRLKRGHDRGKRHSIIVVAEGVGSGVEIGKQIKEATNLETRVSVLGHIQRGGSPTVSDRVLASRLGAYAVELLLDGKKGRAVGIKDNKLVDFSISEALSQKHTIDLSMYKLSEELSI, encoded by the coding sequence ATGAAAAAAATAGGAGTTTTAACAAGTGGTGGAGATTCACCAGGAATGAATGCGGCCATCCGTGCTGTAGTTAGAAAGGCAATCTTTCATGATATAGAAGTATATGGTATTTACCAAGGATATACTGGACTAATGACAGGTCAAATAAAAAAGCTAGAGCTTGGTTCTGTTGGAGATATTATTCATCGCGGTGGAACATTTTTATATTCTGCTCGTTCTGAGGAGTTCAAGACAATTGAAGGTCAGAAAAAAGGAATTGAACAGCTAAATAAACACGGTATTGAAGGATTGGTTGTTATCGGTGGAGACGGCTCATACCGTGGTGCCGAAAAACTAACTGAACATGGTTTTCCTTGCGTTGGTGTTCCAGGTACGATTGATAATGATATACCTGGTACTGATTTTACAATTGGTTTTGACACAGCATTGAATACGGTTATTGATGCAATAGATAAAATTCGTGACACTGCAACGTCACATGAACGTACATACATTATTGAAGTAATGGGCCGTCACGCAGGAGACATTGCACTTTGGTCAGGGTTAGCTGGTGGTGCCGAAACGATATTGATTCCAGAGGCTTCTGTCGATATGGAAGATGTGATAGGAAGATTAAAAAGAGGTCATGACCGCGGTAAGCGTCACAGTATCATTGTCGTAGCAGAAGGTGTAGGCAGTGGTGTTGAAATTGGGAAGCAAATTAAAGAAGCAACAAATTTAGAAACACGTGTCAGTGTTCTTGGGCATATTCAGCGTGGTGGATCACCAACTGTTTCAGACCGTGTATTAGCAAGCCGGTTAGGTGCATATGCAGTTGAGCTTCTACTAGATGGAAAAAAAGGTAGAGCAGTTGGAATTAAAGACAATAAGCTAGTTGATTTTTCAATTTCAGAAGCATTGTCCCAAAAGCACACAATTGATCTTTCCATGTACAAGTTATCAGAGGAATTATCTATATAA
- the accA gene encoding acetyl-CoA carboxylase carboxyl transferase subunit alpha, translated as MLGELEFERPVNQLKAKIAELREFTNNADVDLSSEIEKLEKRLEKLENDIYSNLAPWDRVQIARHPERPTTLDYIKYLFTNFFECHGDRYYGDDEAIVSGIAKYHGLPVTVIGHQRGRDTKENLRRNFGMPHPEGYRKALRLMKQAEKFNRPIICFLDTKGAFPGKTAEERGQGEAIAKNLFEMASLTVPVICIVIGEGASGGALAIGLGNHVLMLENSWYSVISPEAAAALLWKDAGQAKKAADTMKITAPDLKELGVIEEIIPEVKGGAHRDLVEQTNLVDQYLLKSLKELMAFDKKQLVQHRYEKYKKIGKFSFENDTIGLK; from the coding sequence ATGCTAGGAGAATTAGAATTTGAGCGTCCGGTTAACCAATTAAAGGCAAAAATTGCAGAGCTTCGTGAATTTACAAATAACGCAGATGTAGACCTATCCAGTGAAATAGAAAAGTTAGAAAAACGCTTAGAAAAACTAGAAAATGATATATACAGTAACTTAGCGCCATGGGACCGTGTTCAAATCGCTAGACATCCAGAACGCCCAACTACACTTGATTATATTAAATATTTATTTACAAATTTCTTCGAATGTCACGGTGACCGTTACTATGGTGATGATGAAGCAATTGTATCTGGTATTGCAAAATATCATGGATTACCTGTAACCGTTATTGGTCATCAACGTGGCCGCGATACGAAGGAAAATCTCCGTCGTAACTTTGGTATGCCACATCCTGAAGGATATCGTAAAGCATTGCGATTAATGAAGCAGGCTGAAAAATTTAATCGTCCAATTATTTGTTTCCTTGATACAAAAGGGGCATTTCCTGGTAAAACAGCTGAAGAAAGAGGACAAGGTGAAGCTATCGCAAAAAACTTATTTGAGATGGCTAGCTTAACTGTACCTGTCATTTGTATTGTGATAGGCGAAGGTGCAAGTGGTGGTGCACTTGCTATTGGCCTTGGAAATCATGTATTAATGCTCGAAAACTCATGGTATTCTGTAATATCTCCAGAGGCAGCAGCTGCTTTGCTATGGAAAGATGCAGGTCAAGCAAAAAAGGCAGCTGATACGATGAAAATTACCGCACCTGATTTAAAGGAATTAGGAGTAATTGAGGAGATTATTCCTGAAGTAAAAGGTGGAGCACACCGAGATCTTGTTGAACAAACAAACTTAGTGGATCAATATTTGTTGAAATCGTTAAAAGAACTAATGGCATTTGATAAAAAACAACTAGTTCAACACCGTTATGAAAAATACAAAAAAATCGGAAAGTTTAGCTTTGAAAACGATACCATTGGCTTGAAATAA
- the pyk gene encoding pyruvate kinase: MRKTKIVCTIGPASETVEKLTQLIESGMNVARLNFSHGDYEEHGARIQNIREASKQTGKTVAILLDTKGPEIRTNTFENGTAELVAGNEVAISMEEVVGTAERFSVTYPGLINDVGVGSKILLDDGLIELEVIGKTDSDIQTKILNSGTIKNKKGVNVPNVKVKLPGITEKDANDIRFGIEQGVDFIAASFVRRASDVLEIRELLEENKASHIAIIPKIENQEGVDNIDEILEVSDGLMVARGDLGVEIPAEEVPLVQKELIKKCNALGKPVITATQMLDSMQRNPRPTRAEASDVANAIFDGTDAIMLSGETAAGSYPVESVKTMNNISTRAEQALQYKEILQNRSKISGNTITDAIGQSVAHTALNLDASAIVTPTESGHTARMISKYRPKAPIIAVTSDPGVQRRLSLVWGVMAQLGEEASTTDEMLELSVQQAMNTGLITHGDLIVITAGVPVGETGTTNLMKVHVVGDIITKGQGIGRKTAFGKVVVANSGAEANEKMKEGNILVTNSTDRDMMEALEKAVALIVEEGGLTSHAAVVGLSLGIPVIVGVEDATSILKDGQDVTVDASRGTIYSGHASVL; encoded by the coding sequence ATGCGTAAAACAAAAATTGTTTGTACGATAGGTCCAGCAAGTGAAACAGTTGAAAAGCTAACACAATTAATTGAATCCGGTATGAATGTAGCGAGATTGAATTTTTCTCATGGAGACTACGAGGAGCATGGTGCAAGAATTCAAAACATTAGAGAAGCCTCAAAGCAAACTGGGAAAACGGTTGCCATCCTTCTTGATACAAAAGGTCCTGAAATACGTACGAATACGTTCGAAAATGGAACAGCAGAACTAGTAGCGGGTAATGAAGTGGCTATTTCAATGGAAGAAGTTGTTGGAACAGCTGAAAGGTTTTCTGTGACATACCCTGGACTCATTAATGACGTTGGAGTAGGTTCAAAAATTCTATTAGACGATGGATTAATTGAGCTTGAAGTAATCGGAAAGACTGATTCTGATATCCAAACAAAAATCCTAAACAGTGGGACGATTAAAAATAAAAAAGGTGTTAACGTACCAAATGTAAAAGTGAAGCTGCCTGGAATTACGGAAAAAGATGCAAACGATATTCGCTTTGGTATCGAGCAAGGTGTGGATTTTATCGCAGCATCATTTGTTCGTCGTGCATCTGACGTTCTTGAAATTCGTGAACTACTTGAGGAAAACAAAGCATCACACATTGCGATCATCCCTAAAATCGAGAATCAAGAAGGCGTAGACAATATTGATGAAATTCTAGAAGTTTCAGACGGCCTTATGGTTGCCCGTGGAGACTTAGGTGTAGAAATTCCAGCAGAGGAAGTTCCGTTAGTGCAAAAGGAGCTTATTAAAAAGTGTAATGCGCTTGGAAAACCAGTTATAACTGCAACTCAAATGTTAGACTCTATGCAACGTAATCCACGTCCAACTCGAGCAGAAGCAAGTGACGTAGCGAATGCAATCTTTGATGGTACGGATGCAATCATGCTATCTGGTGAAACAGCTGCTGGTAGCTACCCTGTTGAATCAGTGAAAACAATGAATAACATTTCAACTCGTGCAGAACAGGCACTTCAATACAAAGAAATTCTACAAAATAGAAGCAAAATTAGCGGCAATACGATTACGGATGCGATTGGTCAATCAGTTGCTCATACAGCATTAAACCTAGATGCATCTGCTATTGTGACACCAACAGAAAGTGGACATACAGCACGCATGATTTCCAAGTATCGTCCAAAGGCACCGATTATAGCTGTAACATCAGATCCAGGTGTGCAACGTCGTCTTTCATTAGTATGGGGTGTCATGGCACAGCTTGGTGAAGAAGCAAGCACAACAGACGAAATGTTAGAACTATCTGTTCAACAAGCAATGAATACGGGGCTAATTACACATGGTGATTTGATTGTGATTACTGCTGGTGTTCCTGTAGGTGAAACAGGTACAACGAACCTAATGAAAGTACATGTTGTAGGTGACATCATCACGAAGGGTCAAGGTATTGGTAGAAAGACTGCTTTCGGTAAAGTGGTTGTGGCTAATAGTGGCGCAGAAGCAAACGAGAAGATGAAAGAAGGAAATATTCTCGTAACAAATAGCACCGATCGTGATATGATGGAAGCACTTGAGAAGGCAGTTGCTTTAATCGTAGAAGAAGGTGGCTTAACAAGTCATGCAGCGGTTGTGGGATTATCACTTGGTATCCCAGTAATTGTTGGCGTAGAAGATGCGACAAGCATTTTAAAGGACGGCCAAGATGTAACAGTTGATGCTTCACGCGGCACCATTTACAGCGGTCACGCAAGCGTATTGTAA
- the ytvI gene encoding sporulation integral membrane protein YtvI, with amino-acid sequence MNLRLVHQILRSLLVVAIVVFGLLAFYHVSTVTYPFIIALIIAYMINPLVTLFEKKAKIPRYLSVFLVLILVFALIAGLLTLLIAEIISGSNYLAANVPQHFEKLVVYLEQFFAGQIIPFYNQLTNTFENLDPGQKETISANIESFAANIINFGKDVLENILTSIPAAVGWIPNFATVIIFVLLATFFISKDWDTLRRRFSSILPNKARESGRTVFTDLRKALFGFIKAQATLISITTVIVLIGLLFLRVEYAITIALIIGIVDILPYLGTGLIFVPWIIYSFFTGDVAFTIGLLVLYVIVIVQRQIMEPKILSSSIGLDPLATLVALFVGYKLFGFLGLIIGPVVLVIGKTLHSAHIFKDIWNYIVGKKVV; translated from the coding sequence TTGAATTTAAGACTTGTACATCAAATTTTACGATCACTTTTGGTCGTTGCGATCGTGGTCTTCGGATTACTTGCATTTTATCACGTATCAACCGTTACTTACCCGTTTATTATTGCCTTAATCATCGCTTATATGATTAATCCGCTTGTTACACTTTTTGAGAAGAAAGCAAAAATACCTAGATATTTATCTGTCTTCCTAGTGTTAATCCTTGTTTTTGCTCTTATCGCTGGTTTATTAACGCTATTAATTGCAGAAATCATAAGCGGCTCTAATTATCTAGCAGCGAATGTACCACAACATTTTGAAAAACTAGTTGTCTATTTGGAGCAATTTTTCGCTGGACAGATTATTCCTTTTTATAATCAACTAACAAACACATTTGAAAACTTAGATCCAGGTCAAAAGGAAACAATTAGTGCAAACATTGAAAGCTTTGCTGCAAATATTATTAATTTTGGTAAAGATGTACTTGAAAATATCCTAACAAGTATTCCAGCTGCCGTAGGTTGGATTCCAAATTTTGCCACAGTTATTATTTTTGTCCTTCTAGCAACTTTCTTTATTAGTAAAGATTGGGATACTTTACGAAGACGATTTTCTTCGATTCTCCCAAATAAAGCAAGAGAAAGTGGTAGAACCGTATTTACCGACTTAAGAAAAGCATTATTCGGCTTTATCAAAGCACAAGCAACCTTAATTTCAATCACTACAGTCATTGTTTTAATAGGTTTACTATTTTTACGAGTAGAATATGCGATTACGATCGCACTCATCATCGGAATTGTCGATATTCTCCCTTATCTCGGGACCGGATTAATTTTTGTACCTTGGATCATCTACTCCTTCTTTACAGGAGACGTTGCCTTTACAATAGGATTGCTCGTTTTATACGTAATCGTTATTGTACAAAGACAAATCATGGAACCCAAAATACTATCATCGAGCATTGGATTAGATCCACTCGCAACACTTGTTGCACTGTTTGTAGGTTACAAACTGTTCGGATTCCTGGGACTTATCATAGGGCCAGTAGTATTAGTAATCGGGAAAACCTTACATAGTGCTCATATATTTAAAGATATTTGGAACTATATCGTAGGTAAGAAGGTTGTATAA
- the fxsA gene encoding membrane protein FxsA, which produces MFRLLLALIIIVPALEIGIFIMAGKTIGPIPTILLIISTGVIGAWLAKKQGIRAIEQVRSQMARGQMPGDAIIDGLCILVGGVLLLTPGFITDALGFFLLFPTTRMVIKPLILKWIRDYMDRRTVTIIR; this is translated from the coding sequence ATGTTTCGACTATTACTTGCATTAATTATAATTGTTCCTGCACTCGAAATTGGAATTTTCATTATGGCTGGTAAAACAATCGGACCAATCCCGACAATTTTGTTAATTATCTCAACTGGTGTCATTGGGGCATGGCTTGCAAAGAAACAAGGAATTCGTGCCATAGAACAAGTTAGATCACAAATGGCGCGGGGTCAAATGCCAGGAGATGCAATCATTGACGGCCTCTGTATTCTAGTTGGCGGCGTTTTACTTCTTACCCCTGGATTTATCACAGACGCACTTGGTTTTTTCTTGCTATTTCCTACTACCCGAATGGTAATAAAGCCGCTTATCTTAAAGTGGATTCGTGATTATATGGATCGCCGTACGGTGACGATTATACGATGA
- a CDS encoding DUF441 domain-containing protein, translated as MFSQPVFFLTILFFIGLLAKNQSLLIAVGFLFVIKIVGLGDKLFPHIQAKGINWGVTVITIAVLVPIATGEIGFKQLGEALKSAYAWVAIASGIAVALIAKSGLVLLKEDPHITVALVFGTVLSVALFNGVAVGPLIGAGIAFIVMKFMELF; from the coding sequence GTGTTTTCACAGCCGGTTTTCTTTCTAACCATTTTATTTTTTATCGGTCTTCTTGCGAAAAATCAGTCTCTATTAATTGCCGTTGGATTTCTATTTGTAATTAAAATAGTTGGACTGGGAGATAAGCTATTTCCTCATATTCAGGCAAAAGGAATTAATTGGGGTGTTACAGTCATTACGATTGCTGTTTTAGTTCCAATTGCAACAGGAGAGATTGGTTTTAAACAGTTGGGGGAGGCATTAAAATCAGCTTACGCTTGGGTAGCAATTGCCTCTGGTATTGCTGTTGCCTTAATTGCAAAAAGTGGATTAGTACTATTAAAGGAAGACCCTCATATAACAGTTGCGTTAGTGTTTGGGACGGTCTTATCGGTTGCATTATTCAATGGTGTTGCAGTGGGACCTTTAATTGGAGCAGGAATTGCATTTATTGTAATGAAGTTTATGGAGCTTTTTTAG
- a CDS encoding NERD domain-containing protein, with protein sequence MINKENDIPLYLEKLQALERRLTSTHPKYQKVVDDYSRRMAGYKGEKSLDYYLSFLSKDKYTILHNLRIYNGEYYFQIDILLITEKFILIIEVKNYSGVIHYDTNFNQLIRTQNGKEEALPNPLAQIERQKFQLITLLNKRNISYVPIETLAVISNPLTVIKSTTNHNNVSQKLLHSATLSKRIKELEQEYQELRLSRKEIRSLSKYLLKVNQPIEMNILDRFNITNKDILTGVQCPNCGIMPMERLHGRWSCKQCNHISKDAHIKAIRDYRLLIGKDITNQEARQFLNISSIHTTKRLLTALNLRYTGSNKKRQYVLP encoded by the coding sequence ATGATCAACAAGGAAAATGATATACCACTTTATTTAGAAAAACTTCAGGCGTTAGAAAGGAGACTAACATCCACTCATCCAAAATATCAAAAAGTAGTCGATGATTATTCTCGAAGGATGGCTGGTTATAAGGGAGAAAAATCTCTAGATTATTATTTGAGTTTTTTATCGAAGGATAAGTATACCATCCTTCATAATCTAAGGATTTATAATGGAGAGTACTACTTTCAAATTGATATATTACTAATTACAGAAAAGTTTATTCTCATAATAGAAGTTAAAAACTATTCAGGTGTTATACACTACGATACAAATTTCAACCAACTTATCAGAACACAGAACGGCAAAGAAGAAGCTCTGCCTAATCCTCTGGCTCAAATAGAGAGACAAAAGTTTCAACTGATTACTCTCTTAAATAAACGAAATATCTCATATGTACCTATTGAGACTTTAGCTGTTATTAGTAACCCTCTAACTGTAATAAAATCAACAACAAATCATAATAATGTATCACAAAAATTACTTCACAGTGCTACACTCTCAAAGCGAATAAAGGAACTAGAACAAGAGTATCAAGAATTGAGACTTAGTAGAAAGGAAATAAGAAGTCTTTCAAAATATTTACTTAAAGTTAATCAGCCTATAGAAATGAATATCCTCGATCGTTTTAATATCACGAATAAAGACATTCTAACAGGTGTACAATGCCCTAATTGCGGTATTATGCCTATGGAAAGATTGCATGGAAGATGGAGTTGCAAACAATGTAACCATATTTCAAAGGATGCTCACATTAAAGCAATCCGTGACTACAGATTATTAATTGGAAAAGACATTACAAATCAGGAAGCAAGACAGTTTCTAAATATCTCCTCAATTCATACAACAAAACGATTGCTGACTGCTCTAAACCTTCGTTACACAGGTTCCAATAAAAAGAGACAGTACGTGCTTCCATAA